A single genomic interval of Lathyrus oleraceus cultivar Zhongwan6 chromosome 7, CAAS_Psat_ZW6_1.0, whole genome shotgun sequence harbors:
- the LOC127100833 gene encoding uncharacterized protein LOC127100833 — protein MGKDNQLSAMEVDDPKSTSSDQIVPKFSINVLQLLKSAQMQHGLRHGDYTRYRRYCTARLRRLYKSLKFTHGRGKYAKRTLTEANVTEVRFLHVILYSAERAWSHAMEKRQLPNGPNASQRIYLIGRLRKAVKWATLFSQLCAVKADSRTSLEAEAYESYMKGSLLFEQDQNWDVALKHFKSARAVYEELGKYGDLDNQVLCRERVEELEPSIRYCLHKIGQSNLQTSELLNIGDMEGPALDLFKAKLEAAMAEARSQQAASMTEFHWLGHRFPISNAKTRVAILKAQELEKDIHGPLAENISTDKRLVIFDKIFSAYHDARGYIRADLATAGSAESVKDDLNGLDKAVSAVLGERTIERNLLLVKIAKSKLAKRNDDKNEKVTKPEELVRLYDLLLQNTSDLSDLVSSGRDQKSEEVSFAEECSFKSLAFRAERCFYVAKSYSVAGKRAEAYALYCRARNLAEDALRKLQTLDGNSKSVMKELEVLCNEARSNSCIEHALGIMEEKRTQENISEGISNISLTGAERSEKFLLEKLDVYESAVGDSNVKSAPRIAPFPPAFQAIARNPIVLDLAYNTIEFPDIEHRLKKDKRAKGGFISRIFG, from the exons ATGGGAAAAGATAACCAATTGTCTGCTATGGAAGTCGATGATCCAAAATCAACGAGTTCCGATCAGATAGTTCCAAAATTCTCTATTAATG TACTGCAGCTCTTAAAATCAGCGCAAATGCAGCATGGTTTGCGCCACGGAGATTACACTCGCTATCG GAGGTATTGCACAGCTCGGTTGAGGAGGTTGTATAAATCTTTGAAGTTTACCCATGGTCGTGGCAAGTATGCGAAAAGAACCTTAACTGAGGCTAACGTCACTGAAGTAAG GTTTCTTCATGTGATTCTCTATTCGGCAGAGAGAGCTTGGAGTCATGCTATGGAGAAAAGGCAGCTTCCGAACGGACCAAATGCGTCTCAACGTATCTATCTGATTGGTAGGCTGCGGAAGGCAGTAAAGTGGGCTACTCTCTTTTCACAGTTGTGTGCAGTAAAGGCAGATTCTAGAACATCTTTGGAAGCTGAG GCTTATGAATCCTATATGAAGGGGAGTTTGTTGTTTGAGCAAGACCAGAACTGGGATGTGGCTTTAAAGCACTTCAAAAGTGCCAG GGCTGTATACGAGGAATTAGGGAAATATGGAGACCTGGATAACCAAGTTTTGTGTCGTGAGCGGGTTGAGGAACTAGAACCTAGTATCAGATACTGCCTTCACAAAATTGGCCAGTCAAATCTACAAACATCTGAACTATTAAACATTGGTGATATGGAAGGTCCTGCATTAGACCTTTTTAAAGCTAAACTAGAG GCTGCCATGGCTGAGGCAAGATCTCAACAAGCTGCTTCCATGACAGAATTTCATTGGCTTGGCCATAGATTTCCAATATCAAATGCCAAAACAAGGGTTGCCATTTTGAAAG CCCAGGAGCTGGAGAAAGATATACATGGTCCCTTGGCAGAAAATATTTCCACAGACAAAAGACTGGTTATTTTTGACAAAATCTTTTCCGCATACCATGATGCTAGAGGCTATATTCGGGCTGATTTG GCCACTGCAGGAAGTGCTGAAAGTGTGAAAGATGATTTGAATGGTCTTGATAAGGCTGTCAGCGCTGTCTTAGGAGAAAGAACCATTGAGCGCAACCTCTTGTTGGTCAAGATTGCAAAAAGTAAACTTGCAAAGCGTAATGATGATAAAAATGAAAAAGTCACCAAACCTGAAGAGCTTGTCCGCTTATACGATCTCTTGCTACAG AATACATCTGATCTATCTGATTTAGTCAGTTCTGGAAGGGACCAAAAGTCAGAAGAAGTTAGCTTTGCTGAAGAGTGTTCATTCAAAAGTTTGGCTTTCCGAGCAGAAAG GTGCTTTTATGTTGCAAAGTCATACAGTGTGGCTGGAAAGAGGGCCGAAGCATATGCTTTGTACTGCCGTGCTCGCAATTTAGCTGAAGATGCCTTAAGAAAGCTTCAAACATTAGATGGCAATAGTAAG AGTGTGATGAAAGAATTAGAGGTCTTGTGCAATGAAGCCCGCTCCAACAGTTGTATAGAACATGCATTGGGGATCATGGAGGAGAAGAGGACTCAAGAGAATATCTCCGAAGGAATCTCAAATATATCATTGACCGGAGCTGAGCGG TCGGAGAAGTTCCTATTAGAGAAACTTGATGTTTATGAGTCAGCTGTGGGCGATTCAAATGTGAAATCTGCACCCCGCATTGCACCCTTCCCCCCAGCTTTCCAGGCAATTGCCCGAAACCCTATTGTGCTGGACCTGGCGTATAACACTATCGAATTCCCAGATATTGAACACAGGTTGAAGAAGGACAAAAGAGCAAAGGGCGGCTTTATAAGTAGAATATTTGGATGA